The Euphorbia lathyris chromosome 2, ddEupLath1.1, whole genome shotgun sequence genome includes a window with the following:
- the LOC136219610 gene encoding uncharacterized protein isoform X2, giving the protein MNVDDENILQSTNLSLALGYSNQCIQTILNSDPGAGANAASRVDMTFVATNTLAELVWSPKRAACKLESEVAGEDNSSMFPSSNADIIPLGGTATCDQVEETENAVNMNVLQNEDPRSNKGEDEFKPDMAQNYPTCEEHVAESKDISEGTHALGMQIVVAPVTHATEECEANETKVHYAVSSGRGREKMPSILDEGRKGKTGTRNLLETMESTAENDLENPLGENAFRVATEIVALKSADIIESNIQQDKTVEVKESSSNSEFRKGRINGKSIVLADEDEDRMMLNKENVDGSNDTVESCNSTGQLSTGKRKWNFEQTLIVENKRVKRQIHESPGSSSKQNSSFMNWISNMTKGFSRLPQSGAPPCAVVSNPDHGHENADQDLITCNKNEDPKPRNVGFQSIFRSLYSQKGKGQEASALNSDRETKVSKELELENRTCNLNATPIAYCMGTGNVYNRFLPTSERFNESTSGNQVGPSVRSKDISMDLVPIQESNANSTENINPSNLPTNKEKDGTSSNFSHGKYNTNSVEKIDSEIPFEAKTARDFCFRGDPLESSWVARFTNRTSGPSPNQDPRKRSTGEPLDYSRDSMKLNPQLQNLIGSSNVHENDENMTCVQNCGTAAESSFGFNKIKGQQNDKSDYKLNRVSPSSRCDSSEAMASVFARRLDVFKHIVPSDDPDRADSATMTCYFCGMKGHHLRECPEIVSTELEDLERNFNLYDGVKQLSCVCIRCFQSNHWAVACPSVCKRLKNEPECDTSLANQFRPIKMELDVRNDDDKKQEDTTIDALKARNYNDSGVEKDLTFNLKSNEASTSRKRSLGKEIASSSVDKRLNQVTPLYSAINAQVSDVPSGVFDAIRSLRLTRTDILKWINSSLPVSHLDGFFLRLRLGKWEEGLGGTGYYAAYISGEHMESSVEKSKTSIAVNVGGMKCSVKSQYVSNHDFLEDELRAWWSATLRGGDKIPSEEELRLKVKEKKMLGF; this is encoded by the exons ATGAATGTGGATGATGAAAACATACTTCAATCAACTAATCTAAGTCTTGCTCTCGGTTATTCCAATCAGTGTATTCAGACAATATTAAACAGTGATCCAGGTGCAGGTGCAAATGCAGCTTCAAGGGTAGACATGACTTTTGTGGCCACGAACACCCTGGCTGAACTGGTTTGGTCTCCAAAAAGAG CTGCTTGTAAATTGGAGAGTGAAGTTGCTGGAGAAGATAATTCCAGTATGTTTCCTTCAAGCAATGCTGACATCATCCCGTTAGGCGGAACAG CAACCTGTGACCAGGTGGAGGAAACGGAAAATGCAGTAAACATGAATGTTTTACAGAACGAGGATCCAAGAAGTAATAAAGGGGAAG ATGAATTCAAACCAGATATGGCACAAAACTATCCAACTTGTGAGGAACACGTTGCTGAATCTAAAGACATCAGTGAGGGCACTCATGCATTAGGAATGCAAATTGTTGTGGCCCCTGTAACACATGCTACGGAAGAATGTGAAGCTAATGAAACTAAAGTTCACTATGCAGTATCCTCTGGAAGAGGACGTGAGAAAATGCCATCGATCTTAGACGAAGGTAGGAAAGGTAAAACGGGCACTAGGAATCTTCTGGAAACTATGGAGTCAACTGCTGAAAATGATTTAGAAAATCCCCTTGGTGAAAATGCTTTTCGTGTGGCTACTGAGATTGTAGCACTGAAATCTGCTGATATAATTGAAAGCAACATTCAGCAGGACAAGACTGTTGAAGTGAAAGAGTCTTCCAGTAACAGTGAATTTCGAAAGGGTCGTATAAATGGAAAGAGTATTGTTTTAgctgatgaagatgaagatagaATGATGTTGAATAAGGAGAATGTGGATGGTAGCAATGACACTGTTGAAAGTTGTAATAGTACCGGGCAATTATCAACAGGAAAACGGAAATGGAACTTTGAGCAAACGCTGATTGTCGAGAACAAAAGGGTTAAAAGGCAGATTCATGAAAGTCCTGGTTCGTCTTCAAAACAGAATAGTTCATTCATGAACTGGATCTCAAACATGACGAAGGGGTTCTCGAGATTACCTCAAAGTGGGGCTCCTCCTTGTGCTGTCGTTTCTAATCCTGATCATGGACATGAAAATGCTGATCAGGACTTGATCACATGCAACAAAAACGAAGATCCGAAGCCCAGAAATGTAGGATTTCAATCGATTTTTCGGTCCCTTTATAGTCAAAAGGGAAAGGGCCAAGAAGCTTCCGCCTTGAATTCTGATCGGGAAACAAAAGTGTCTAAAGAACTTGAGCTGGAAAATAGAACTTGTAACTTGAATGCTACTCCAATAGCCTATTGTATGGGGACTGGTAATGTTTACAATCGATTTCTGCCAACAAGTGAGAGGTTCAATGAGTCTACATCTGGCAATCAAGTGGGTCCATCGGTCCGTTCTAAAGATATATCTATGGATCTTGTTCCCATTCAAGAAAGCAATGCCAACTCTACAGAGAACATAAATCCAAGCAACCTGCCAACTAATAAGGAGAAAGATGGAACAAGCTCCAATTTTTCTCATGGAAAATATAATACAAATAGTGTTGAGAAGATCGATTCTGAAATTCCATTTGAAGCGAAGACAGCCCGTGATTTTTGTTTCAGAGGTGACCCATTAGAAAGCTCGTGGGTAGCTCGATTTACTAACAGAACTTCTGGTCCCTCTCCAAATCAGGATCCTCGGAAAAGAAGTACTGGTGAACCTCTTGATTACTCTCGTGATAGCATGAAGCTAAATCCTCAATTGCAGAATCTCATTGGTTCTTCGAATGTGCATGAAAATGATGAGAACATGACGTGTGTGCAAAACTGTGGTACTGCTGCTGAATCTTCCTTTGGTTTCAATAAAATCAAAGGACAACAGAATGATAAGTCCGATTATAAACTGAACCGTGTCTCACCTTCCTCGAGATGTGATAGCTCCGAGGCAATGGCTTCTGTTTTCGCAAGGAGATTGGATGTGTTTAAACACATTGTGCCATCAGACGACCCAGATAGAGCAGATTCTGCAACCATGACTTGTTACTTTTGCGGTATGAAGGGTCATCACTTGCGAGAATGTCCAGAGATAGTAAGTACTGAGCTCGAAGACCTTGAAAGGAATTTCAATTTATACGATGGAGTAAAACAATTGTCTTGTGTGTGTATTAGATGTTTTCAGTCCAATCATTGGGCTGTTGCTTGTCCTAGTGTGTGTAAAAGATTGAAAAATGAACCGGAATGTGATACTTCTCTGGCCAACCAGTTTCGTCCTATCAAAATGGAGCTTGATGTGAGAAATGATGATGATAAAAAGCAAGAAGATACCACCATTGATGCACTCAAAGCTCGTAATTACAATGATTCTGGAGTGGAAAAAGATCTCACCTTTAACTTGAAATCAAATGAAGCTTCTACTTCCCGAAAAAGGTCACTAGGGAAGGAAATTGCTTCAAGTTCAGTGGACAAAAGGTTGAACCAAGTGACACCTTTATATAGTGCTATCAATGCCCAGGTTTCTGATGTGCCTAGTGGAGTATTTGACGCCATAAGAAGTCTTCGTTTGACGCGAACAGATATTCTCAA ATGGATCAACTCCAGTTTACCAGTTTCACATCTTGATGGATTTTTCTTGCGGTTGCGGCTAGGAAAGTGGGAAGAGGGATTAGGAGGAACCGGATACTATGCAGCTTACATAAGTG GAGAACACATGGAGAGTTCGGTGGAAAAGTCGAAAACTTCAATTGCTGTAAATGTTGGTGGGATGAAATGTTCAGTTAAAAGTCAATATGTCTCAAACCATGACTTCCTTGAG GATGAACTTAGAGCATGGTGGTCAGCTACCTTAAGGGGTGGTGATAAAATACCCTCTGAAGAAGAGTTAAGATTGAAAGTTAAGGAGAAGAAAATGTTAGGATTTTGA
- the LOC136219610 gene encoding uncharacterized protein isoform X1, translating to MNVDDENILQSTNLSLALGYSNQCIQTILNSDPGAGANAASRVDMTFVATNTLAELVWSPKRGLYLKCADSSFTNQEPSLLYGLETIDMASESNSDKHISITTKPINKEIFMASLAACKLESEVAGEDNSSMFPSSNADIIPLGGTATCDQVEETENAVNMNVLQNEDPRSNKGEDEFKPDMAQNYPTCEEHVAESKDISEGTHALGMQIVVAPVTHATEECEANETKVHYAVSSGRGREKMPSILDEGRKGKTGTRNLLETMESTAENDLENPLGENAFRVATEIVALKSADIIESNIQQDKTVEVKESSSNSEFRKGRINGKSIVLADEDEDRMMLNKENVDGSNDTVESCNSTGQLSTGKRKWNFEQTLIVENKRVKRQIHESPGSSSKQNSSFMNWISNMTKGFSRLPQSGAPPCAVVSNPDHGHENADQDLITCNKNEDPKPRNVGFQSIFRSLYSQKGKGQEASALNSDRETKVSKELELENRTCNLNATPIAYCMGTGNVYNRFLPTSERFNESTSGNQVGPSVRSKDISMDLVPIQESNANSTENINPSNLPTNKEKDGTSSNFSHGKYNTNSVEKIDSEIPFEAKTARDFCFRGDPLESSWVARFTNRTSGPSPNQDPRKRSTGEPLDYSRDSMKLNPQLQNLIGSSNVHENDENMTCVQNCGTAAESSFGFNKIKGQQNDKSDYKLNRVSPSSRCDSSEAMASVFARRLDVFKHIVPSDDPDRADSATMTCYFCGMKGHHLRECPEIVSTELEDLERNFNLYDGVKQLSCVCIRCFQSNHWAVACPSVCKRLKNEPECDTSLANQFRPIKMELDVRNDDDKKQEDTTIDALKARNYNDSGVEKDLTFNLKSNEASTSRKRSLGKEIASSSVDKRLNQVTPLYSAINAQVSDVPSGVFDAIRSLRLTRTDILKWINSSLPVSHLDGFFLRLRLGKWEEGLGGTGYYAAYISGEHMESSVEKSKTSIAVNVGGMKCSVKSQYVSNHDFLEDELRAWWSATLRGGDKIPSEEELRLKVKEKKMLGF from the exons ATGAATGTGGATGATGAAAACATACTTCAATCAACTAATCTAAGTCTTGCTCTCGGTTATTCCAATCAGTGTATTCAGACAATATTAAACAGTGATCCAGGTGCAGGTGCAAATGCAGCTTCAAGGGTAGACATGACTTTTGTGGCCACGAACACCCTGGCTGAACTGGTTTGGTCTCCAAAAAGAGGTTTGTATCTTAAATGTGCCGATAGTAGCTTTACCAACCAAGAGCCCTCTCTTTTATATGGTCTAGAAACTATTGACATGGCTAGCGAATCGAATTCTGATAAACATATCTCAATTACTACAAAACCTATCAACAAAGAAATATTTATGGCTTCTTTAGCTGCTTGTAAATTGGAGAGTGAAGTTGCTGGAGAAGATAATTCCAGTATGTTTCCTTCAAGCAATGCTGACATCATCCCGTTAGGCGGAACAG CAACCTGTGACCAGGTGGAGGAAACGGAAAATGCAGTAAACATGAATGTTTTACAGAACGAGGATCCAAGAAGTAATAAAGGGGAAG ATGAATTCAAACCAGATATGGCACAAAACTATCCAACTTGTGAGGAACACGTTGCTGAATCTAAAGACATCAGTGAGGGCACTCATGCATTAGGAATGCAAATTGTTGTGGCCCCTGTAACACATGCTACGGAAGAATGTGAAGCTAATGAAACTAAAGTTCACTATGCAGTATCCTCTGGAAGAGGACGTGAGAAAATGCCATCGATCTTAGACGAAGGTAGGAAAGGTAAAACGGGCACTAGGAATCTTCTGGAAACTATGGAGTCAACTGCTGAAAATGATTTAGAAAATCCCCTTGGTGAAAATGCTTTTCGTGTGGCTACTGAGATTGTAGCACTGAAATCTGCTGATATAATTGAAAGCAACATTCAGCAGGACAAGACTGTTGAAGTGAAAGAGTCTTCCAGTAACAGTGAATTTCGAAAGGGTCGTATAAATGGAAAGAGTATTGTTTTAgctgatgaagatgaagatagaATGATGTTGAATAAGGAGAATGTGGATGGTAGCAATGACACTGTTGAAAGTTGTAATAGTACCGGGCAATTATCAACAGGAAAACGGAAATGGAACTTTGAGCAAACGCTGATTGTCGAGAACAAAAGGGTTAAAAGGCAGATTCATGAAAGTCCTGGTTCGTCTTCAAAACAGAATAGTTCATTCATGAACTGGATCTCAAACATGACGAAGGGGTTCTCGAGATTACCTCAAAGTGGGGCTCCTCCTTGTGCTGTCGTTTCTAATCCTGATCATGGACATGAAAATGCTGATCAGGACTTGATCACATGCAACAAAAACGAAGATCCGAAGCCCAGAAATGTAGGATTTCAATCGATTTTTCGGTCCCTTTATAGTCAAAAGGGAAAGGGCCAAGAAGCTTCCGCCTTGAATTCTGATCGGGAAACAAAAGTGTCTAAAGAACTTGAGCTGGAAAATAGAACTTGTAACTTGAATGCTACTCCAATAGCCTATTGTATGGGGACTGGTAATGTTTACAATCGATTTCTGCCAACAAGTGAGAGGTTCAATGAGTCTACATCTGGCAATCAAGTGGGTCCATCGGTCCGTTCTAAAGATATATCTATGGATCTTGTTCCCATTCAAGAAAGCAATGCCAACTCTACAGAGAACATAAATCCAAGCAACCTGCCAACTAATAAGGAGAAAGATGGAACAAGCTCCAATTTTTCTCATGGAAAATATAATACAAATAGTGTTGAGAAGATCGATTCTGAAATTCCATTTGAAGCGAAGACAGCCCGTGATTTTTGTTTCAGAGGTGACCCATTAGAAAGCTCGTGGGTAGCTCGATTTACTAACAGAACTTCTGGTCCCTCTCCAAATCAGGATCCTCGGAAAAGAAGTACTGGTGAACCTCTTGATTACTCTCGTGATAGCATGAAGCTAAATCCTCAATTGCAGAATCTCATTGGTTCTTCGAATGTGCATGAAAATGATGAGAACATGACGTGTGTGCAAAACTGTGGTACTGCTGCTGAATCTTCCTTTGGTTTCAATAAAATCAAAGGACAACAGAATGATAAGTCCGATTATAAACTGAACCGTGTCTCACCTTCCTCGAGATGTGATAGCTCCGAGGCAATGGCTTCTGTTTTCGCAAGGAGATTGGATGTGTTTAAACACATTGTGCCATCAGACGACCCAGATAGAGCAGATTCTGCAACCATGACTTGTTACTTTTGCGGTATGAAGGGTCATCACTTGCGAGAATGTCCAGAGATAGTAAGTACTGAGCTCGAAGACCTTGAAAGGAATTTCAATTTATACGATGGAGTAAAACAATTGTCTTGTGTGTGTATTAGATGTTTTCAGTCCAATCATTGGGCTGTTGCTTGTCCTAGTGTGTGTAAAAGATTGAAAAATGAACCGGAATGTGATACTTCTCTGGCCAACCAGTTTCGTCCTATCAAAATGGAGCTTGATGTGAGAAATGATGATGATAAAAAGCAAGAAGATACCACCATTGATGCACTCAAAGCTCGTAATTACAATGATTCTGGAGTGGAAAAAGATCTCACCTTTAACTTGAAATCAAATGAAGCTTCTACTTCCCGAAAAAGGTCACTAGGGAAGGAAATTGCTTCAAGTTCAGTGGACAAAAGGTTGAACCAAGTGACACCTTTATATAGTGCTATCAATGCCCAGGTTTCTGATGTGCCTAGTGGAGTATTTGACGCCATAAGAAGTCTTCGTTTGACGCGAACAGATATTCTCAA ATGGATCAACTCCAGTTTACCAGTTTCACATCTTGATGGATTTTTCTTGCGGTTGCGGCTAGGAAAGTGGGAAGAGGGATTAGGAGGAACCGGATACTATGCAGCTTACATAAGTG GAGAACACATGGAGAGTTCGGTGGAAAAGTCGAAAACTTCAATTGCTGTAAATGTTGGTGGGATGAAATGTTCAGTTAAAAGTCAATATGTCTCAAACCATGACTTCCTTGAG GATGAACTTAGAGCATGGTGGTCAGCTACCTTAAGGGGTGGTGATAAAATACCCTCTGAAGAAGAGTTAAGATTGAAAGTTAAGGAGAAGAAAATGTTAGGATTTTGA